A stretch of the bacterium BMS3Abin11 genome encodes the following:
- the lolA gene encoding outer-membrane lipoprotein carrier protein precursor encodes MKIFTITSITILLLISESVFASGLDDLQRFYSGIKSYSASFEQTVRDEKMNLLEASSGELSIQRPGKFRWHYTAPSEQLIVGDGKQVWIYDVELEQITHRQSDAAVTQTPAMLLSGEGDLAKNFILEDAGRHDGLDWVRMIPKNRDSGFTDIHIGFSSGSLKLLELQDSFGQTTQMRFNNVKENSDIPEKTFTFTPPPGVDVIEEAG; translated from the coding sequence ATGAAAATTTTTACTATAACTTCGATTACAATTCTGCTGCTGATTTCAGAATCTGTTTTTGCCTCCGGGCTGGACGATCTACAGCGGTTTTATAGTGGAATAAAAAGCTATTCTGCCAGTTTCGAGCAGACTGTCAGGGACGAAAAGATGAATCTGTTAGAGGCATCCAGCGGTGAGCTTTCGATACAGCGCCCTGGGAAATTTCGCTGGCATTATACTGCGCCATCTGAGCAGCTGATTGTAGGTGATGGCAAGCAGGTGTGGATATATGATGTTGAACTGGAGCAGATTACCCATCGGCAGTCCGATGCGGCTGTCACTCAAACGCCTGCTATGCTGCTGTCAGGAGAAGGTGACCTGGCAAAAAACTTCATTCTGGAAGATGCTGGCCGGCATGACGGTCTTGACTGGGTGCGCATGATTCCGAAGAACCGGGATTCGGGATTTACCGATATCCACATAGGGTTTTCCAGTGGCAGCTTGAAGTTGCTTGAATTGCAGGACAGCTTTGGCCAGACAACACAAATGCGCTTTAATAATGTAAAAGAAAATAGCGATATTCCAGAAAAAACTTTTACTTTTACACCCCCGCCAGGTGTAGATGTCATCGAAGAGGCAGGCTAA
- the rarA gene encoding replication-associated recombination protein A, with product MHTISLHAPLADRMRPQEISECAGQQHLLKEGKPIRHMVESQHAHSMILWGPPGTGKTTLARLIAHHSSARLLTMSAVHAGVKDIRAVVEQARQNQEIGEKTLLFVDEVHRFNKTQQDGFLPHIEDGTFDFIGATTENPSFELNNALLSRLRVYVLKSLTEDDIIEVLQRAITDRQRGLGDLFISITDEALRLLAGLADGDARRSLNMLEIAVDFARTVDGRQLIDKEAIKQVAGDNLRRFDKGGDAFYDQISALHKSVRGSSPDAALYWLARMLDGGADPFYVARRVVRMASEDIGNADPRGLQLALNAWEALERLGSPEGELALAQAVSYLASVPKSNAVYMAWKKVLSDVRKQGSQPVPMHLRNAPTKLMKELGASQNYRYAHDEEEGYASGENYFPEGMKPVSYYEPLDRGLEKKIAEHLRYLGELDQAYRQQKK from the coding sequence ATGCATACTATTTCTTTACATGCTCCGCTAGCTGATCGCATGCGACCGCAGGAAATCTCCGAGTGTGCCGGTCAGCAGCACTTGCTGAAAGAGGGCAAGCCTATACGCCATATGGTGGAATCACAACATGCGCACTCGATGATCCTGTGGGGACCGCCAGGTACCGGAAAGACTACATTGGCAAGATTGATTGCACATCACTCAAGCGCACGTTTATTAACAATGTCGGCTGTGCATGCCGGCGTTAAGGATATCCGCGCAGTCGTCGAGCAGGCTCGGCAGAATCAGGAGATCGGTGAGAAAACGCTACTGTTTGTTGATGAAGTGCATCGTTTTAACAAAACTCAGCAGGATGGTTTCCTTCCTCATATAGAGGACGGCACCTTCGACTTTATTGGAGCTACTACCGAGAACCCGTCATTTGAGTTGAACAATGCACTGTTGTCGCGGCTGCGAGTCTATGTGCTGAAATCACTGACTGAAGATGACATCATTGAAGTACTTCAGCGTGCGATTACAGACAGGCAGCGAGGACTGGGTGATCTATTCATTAGCATTACAGATGAGGCCTTGCGACTGCTTGCAGGGCTTGCTGACGGGGATGCCAGGCGTTCCCTGAATATGCTCGAAATCGCGGTTGATTTTGCCCGGACTGTCGATGGCAGACAGCTAATCGATAAAGAGGCTATTAAGCAGGTGGCTGGGGATAATTTACGGCGATTTGACAAGGGGGGTGATGCTTTTTATGACCAGATATCCGCCTTGCATAAATCTGTCCGGGGCTCGTCTCCCGATGCAGCTTTGTATTGGCTTGCACGTATGCTTGATGGGGGTGCAGATCCTTTTTATGTAGCCAGACGCGTGGTGCGTATGGCCAGTGAAGATATTGGCAATGCTGATCCTCGTGGTCTGCAGCTGGCCCTTAATGCCTGGGAAGCACTGGAACGTCTGGGTAGTCCTGAAGGTGAACTGGCACTCGCGCAGGCAGTCAGTTATCTGGCCAGTGTTCCGAAAAGCAACGCCGTCTATATGGCCTGGAAAAAAGTACTCTCTGATGTACGTAAACAGGGTTCGCAGCCAGTACCCATGCATTTACGAAATGCACCGACAAAGCTTATGAAGGAACTCGGTGCCAGCCAGAATTATCGTTATGCACATGATGAGGAAGAGGGTTATGCCAGCGGAGAGAACTACTTTCCTGAAGGGATGAAACCGGTTAGCTACTATGAGCCGCTGGATCGCGGACTGGAAAAAAAGATTGCAGAACATCTAAGATATCTAGGAGAATTAGATCAGGCATACAGGCAGCAGAAAAAGTGA
- the yccA gene encoding modulator of FtsH protease YccA: MNPNYAAVSRPRLNTLEANKVLKNTYMLLSATLAFSAVMAMVSMSINMPPMAYLISVIVAIVLGMFVLPKTANSSAGIGVIFLITGLLGFGLGSILTVYMAMANGPQIIATALGGTGIIFLGLSGYALTTKKDFSFLGGFLFAGMMVIVLAIIASLFIQIPALTLTISAAIIMLMSGMILFDTSRIINGGETNYIMATYSIFLSLFNIFISLLNILGIMSSD; encoded by the coding sequence ATGAACCCGAATTATGCTGCTGTTTCCCGCCCGCGACTGAACACGCTGGAAGCCAATAAAGTACTGAAAAACACCTACATGCTACTGTCAGCCACACTGGCCTTTAGTGCCGTTATGGCAATGGTATCAATGTCCATCAACATGCCGCCTATGGCATATTTGATTTCTGTTATTGTCGCTATAGTTCTAGGCATGTTTGTCCTGCCAAAAACAGCTAATTCTTCTGCTGGTATCGGTGTTATCTTCCTGATCACCGGCCTGCTGGGATTCGGCCTTGGCTCTATCCTTACTGTCTATATGGCTATGGCCAATGGCCCACAGATAATTGCGACCGCTCTTGGCGGCACCGGCATCATCTTCCTGGGTCTGTCCGGCTACGCGCTAACCACTAAAAAAGACTTCAGTTTCCTCGGTGGATTCCTGTTTGCCGGCATGATGGTGATCGTACTGGCGATTATTGCCAGCCTGTTTATCCAGATCCCCGCTCTGACACTGACTATTTCAGCCGCCATCATTATGCTGATGTCAGGCATGATTCTATTTGATACCAGTCGCATCATCAACGGTGGAGAAACCAACTACATCATGGCTACCTACAGCATCTTTCTTAGCCTGTTCAACATCTTTATCAGCCTGTTGAATATCCTCGGAATTATGAGCAGCGATTAA
- the trxB gene encoding thioredoxin reductase, whose amino-acid sequence MSETRHSRILILGSGPAGYTAAIYAARANLKPVLITGLVPGGQLTTTTEVDNWPGDNKGIQGPDLMDRMKLHAERFGTQIIFDQINSVDFTNRPLQLTGDSGQYSCDVLIICTGASAMYLGLPSEETFKGRGVSACATCDGFFYKNKPVAVIGGGNTAVEEALYLSNIASKVTLVHRRDELRAEAILADKITEKASNGNVDIAWSYVLDEVLGDDAGVTGVRLKSTKDDSTKELDVYGVFIAIGHAPNTEIFKGQLEMKGGYIQTNSDCNGNLTSTSVAGVFAAGDVMDHVYRQAVTSAGTGCMSALDAERYLASLNKGTSSNS is encoded by the coding sequence ATGTCTGAAACCCGACACAGCCGAATTTTAATACTTGGTTCAGGACCTGCGGGATACACTGCTGCAATCTATGCAGCACGCGCTAACCTTAAGCCTGTTTTAATCACAGGCCTGGTACCGGGTGGACAGTTAACGACCACAACTGAAGTCGATAACTGGCCGGGCGATAATAAAGGCATACAGGGACCGGATCTGATGGATCGCATGAAACTTCATGCTGAACGCTTTGGCACCCAGATTATTTTCGACCAGATTAACAGCGTTGATTTTACAAACAGGCCTCTGCAACTCACTGGCGACAGTGGCCAGTACAGCTGTGATGTACTGATCATCTGTACGGGTGCATCAGCCATGTACCTTGGCCTGCCCTCCGAAGAAACCTTTAAAGGTCGGGGTGTTTCTGCCTGTGCTACCTGTGATGGTTTTTTCTATAAGAACAAACCGGTTGCCGTCATTGGTGGTGGCAACACTGCTGTCGAAGAAGCACTGTATCTATCGAATATCGCATCAAAAGTAACCCTGGTGCATCGCCGCGATGAACTTCGCGCAGAAGCTATTCTGGCCGACAAGATCACAGAAAAAGCAAGTAATGGCAATGTTGATATTGCATGGAGTTATGTCCTTGATGAGGTGCTGGGCGATGATGCCGGCGTTACCGGTGTCCGCTTAAAAAGTACAAAGGATGATTCGACTAAAGAGCTTGATGTGTATGGCGTTTTCATCGCCATTGGTCATGCACCCAATACAGAAATATTTAAAGGCCAGCTGGAAATGAAAGGTGGTTATATTCAAACCAACAGCGACTGCAACGGCAACCTGACATCGACCAGCGTAGCGGGTGTTTTCGCTGCGGGTGACGTGATGGATCATGTTTATCGACAGGCAGTTACCTCTGCGGGCACAGGCTGCATGTCTGCACTCGATGCTGAACGCTATCTGGCAAGTCTGAATAAGGGTACCTCTAGCAATTCATGA
- the serS gene encoding serine--tRNA ligase — MLDPQLLRNNLDGVAEKLAIKGFQLEKEQFLELESKRKTLQVQVETLRGKRNAESRKIGKARASGEDIQPLLDAVANLGTELKAAELLLVSIQERLNELLAGIPNIPHESVPQGKDESDNVELRLWGEPRQFSFEPQDHVGLGAFKGMDFETAAKITGSRYVVMQGEIAAMHRALTQFMMDTHTRQNGYTETYVPYIVNAESLWGTGQLPKFEEDLFKLKIEHDSYLIPTAEVPLTNILRDEIINADQLPFKRVALTPCFRSEAGSYGRDTRGMIRQHQFEKVELVQAIRAEDSWQALDELTSHAEGILQALDLPYRVVNLCGGDLGFGAAKTFDLEVWLPGQQAYREISSCSNFESFQARRMQARWRNPETGKPELLHTINGSGLAVGRALVAVMENYQQEDGSIVVPEVLRSYMGGVEKILV; from the coding sequence ATGCTTGATCCACAATTATTACGAAATAATCTCGATGGCGTTGCCGAGAAGCTGGCTATTAAGGGCTTCCAGCTCGAAAAGGAGCAGTTTTTAGAGCTCGAGTCAAAACGCAAAACACTGCAGGTGCAGGTTGAAACTCTGCGAGGTAAGCGTAACGCAGAATCCAGAAAGATAGGAAAGGCCAGGGCGAGCGGTGAAGATATTCAGCCTTTATTAGATGCCGTAGCAAACCTGGGTACTGAATTAAAGGCGGCAGAGCTATTGCTGGTTTCCATTCAGGAAAGGCTGAATGAACTGCTGGCAGGCATCCCCAATATTCCACATGAGTCGGTACCGCAGGGTAAGGACGAGAGCGATAATGTTGAATTACGTCTTTGGGGTGAGCCCAGACAATTTAGTTTTGAGCCGCAGGATCATGTCGGTCTGGGTGCCTTTAAAGGGATGGATTTCGAAACCGCTGCAAAAATAACAGGCAGTCGTTATGTTGTTATGCAGGGTGAAATCGCTGCCATGCACCGAGCCCTGACCCAGTTTATGATGGATACCCATACTCGCCAGAATGGTTATACAGAGACCTATGTGCCGTACATTGTTAATGCTGAAAGCCTGTGGGGAACCGGCCAGCTGCCAAAATTTGAAGAAGATCTGTTCAAGCTGAAAATCGAGCACGACAGCTATCTTATTCCGACAGCAGAAGTCCCGCTGACTAACATCCTGCGCGATGAGATTATTAATGCTGATCAACTGCCGTTCAAAAGAGTCGCCCTTACCCCCTGTTTCCGCAGTGAAGCCGGATCCTATGGCCGCGATACCCGTGGCATGATTCGCCAACATCAGTTTGAGAAGGTGGAATTGGTGCAGGCCATCCGAGCTGAAGATTCCTGGCAGGCGCTGGATGAACTGACATCCCATGCGGAAGGCATATTGCAGGCACTTGATTTGCCCTATAGAGTCGTCAATCTGTGCGGTGGAGATCTGGGGTTCGGTGCCGCCAAAACCTTTGATCTCGAAGTCTGGCTGCCCGGTCAGCAGGCCTATCGCGAAATATCTTCATGTAGCAACTTCGAATCCTTCCAGGCCCGGCGCATGCAGGCCCGCTGGCGTAACCCGGAAACCGGTAAGCCGGAACTGCTACACACCATCAATGGTTCTGGACTGGCTGTCGGTAGAGCACTGGTTGCCGTAATGGAAAATTATCAGCAGGAAGATGGCTCTATCGTTGTTCCGGAGGTGCTACGTAGCTATATGGGCGGGGTGGAGAAGATTTTGGTTTAA
- the crcB gene encoding putative fluoride ion transporter CrcB — protein MNQLIVIAAGGAVGAVMRYGMSNAVYTVLGRSFPYGTLAVNVLGSLLMGFLFVLLIERSTFDVYWRSAILIGGLGAFTTFSTFSIETLNLIEDGAVTLALLNILLSVALCIVAVWLGVAMARQI, from the coding sequence ATGAATCAGCTTATAGTAATTGCAGCCGGTGGGGCAGTGGGTGCTGTGATGCGATACGGTATGTCGAATGCGGTATATACCGTGCTGGGCAGATCGTTTCCCTATGGTACTTTGGCAGTTAACGTATTAGGTTCTCTGCTGATGGGTTTCCTGTTTGTACTGTTGATCGAAAGATCGACATTCGATGTGTATTGGCGTAGCGCGATATTGATAGGAGGACTGGGCGCGTTCACTACTTTTTCCACTTTTTCCATAGAAACACTAAATCTGATTGAGGATGGCGCGGTAACTCTGGCATTACTGAACATTCTATTGAGTGTTGCACTCTGTATCGTAGCAGTTTGGCTGGGTGTGGCTATGGCCAGACAGATATAG
- the ald gene encoding alanine dehydrogenase — MNIGIPVEIKPFERRVALLPAAVAELTALGHDVFLQAGAGVGSGYDDMAYTAVGVKIVNDAETLYGEAELIVKVKEPVAEEYTYLRADHLLFSYLHLAANPELAKSLQNIGLTALAFETLMVDNSLPLLAPMSDVAGRVAVQTGATLLYATQGGEGLLLGGLPAAERGNVVIIGAGNAGGNAAIVAKNLGATVTVFDRQRKKQAQMRQLGENVSGLYPYPDAVAAALEQADLVIGAVLVPGARTPHVISRDMVIGMKPGSVIVDIAVDQGGCVETTKATDYSAPTYIEEDVVHFAVTNIPAAVPRSASQALSAELLPYVRLLLAERVKGEALASAVNIERGRIVHPVVAQSLRN; from the coding sequence GTGAATATTGGAATTCCTGTTGAAATTAAACCGTTTGAGCGGCGTGTTGCCTTGCTGCCAGCAGCAGTGGCTGAGCTGACAGCGCTCGGTCATGATGTGTTTCTGCAAGCTGGTGCGGGTGTTGGGAGCGGTTATGACGACATGGCCTATACTGCTGTCGGTGTGAAGATTGTTAATGACGCTGAGACTTTGTATGGCGAAGCTGAACTGATCGTAAAAGTAAAAGAGCCGGTTGCTGAAGAATATACTTATTTGCGAGCAGATCATTTGCTGTTTTCATATCTCCATCTGGCAGCAAATCCGGAGTTGGCTAAAAGTTTACAAAACATTGGTCTGACAGCACTGGCCTTCGAAACGCTCATGGTTGACAATAGCTTACCCTTGTTGGCTCCTATGAGTGATGTAGCCGGCCGTGTTGCTGTGCAGACAGGCGCCACTTTACTCTATGCAACACAGGGAGGAGAGGGCCTGCTTTTGGGTGGTTTACCTGCAGCAGAAAGAGGGAATGTTGTTATTATAGGGGCAGGCAATGCAGGAGGTAATGCCGCAATTGTAGCTAAAAACCTCGGTGCGACAGTGACAGTGTTTGATCGTCAGAGAAAAAAGCAGGCCCAGATGCGCCAACTAGGCGAAAATGTAAGCGGTCTTTATCCTTATCCTGACGCGGTTGCTGCAGCTCTTGAACAGGCTGATCTGGTAATCGGCGCTGTTCTTGTTCCTGGTGCGCGTACTCCTCATGTGATTAGCCGAGACATGGTTATTGGTATGAAGCCAGGCAGTGTCATTGTCGATATTGCCGTCGATCAGGGTGGTTGTGTCGAGACTACAAAAGCAACTGATTATTCTGCACCAACATATATAGAGGAAGACGTGGTTCATTTTGCAGTCACCAATATACCGGCAGCTGTACCTCGCTCTGCTTCACAGGCCCTAAGTGCCGAACTGCTGCCTTACGTCAGGTTATTGCTTGCAGAGCGGGTAAAAGGAGAAGCCCTTGCAAGTGCGGTAAACATAGAACGAGGCAGGATCGTTCATCCTGTTGTAGCACAATCATTGAGAAACTGA
- the tal gene encoding transaldolase has protein sequence MVKNKEHVNLKAIEAHSKPHKMNKLTNTNPLKTIQTLGQSIWLDDIHRGMLNNGDFQSYINNDGITGVTSNPAILKKAILDHDDYDTAIAQLASENTDARSAYEKLVIADLQQAADLLRPIYDECNGQDGFVSMEVSPHYAHDTEKTIHAGRRLWKMLDRPNVLIKVPATKEGLPAITTLIADGINVNATLLFSISRYREIAAAYIAGIQNRVNAGLSIEKIASVASFFLSRIDVLVDKKLSALEDTTDLRGKTAIAASRMAYQDYRKLFSGKDWQALASKGAQPQRLLWASTSTKDPSYSDVMYVEALIGVNTVNTIPLKTLKAYQDHGVPAVRLEDDLEQSEAVLEQLAELGIDMEAVAQQLEDEGLEKFIKPFDVLLETLESKLGAAK, from the coding sequence GTGGTAAAAAACAAAGAACATGTTAATCTAAAAGCTATTGAAGCTCACAGCAAACCACATAAAATGAATAAATTGACTAATACAAACCCACTCAAGACAATACAAACTCTTGGTCAGAGCATCTGGCTAGACGATATTCACCGTGGCATGCTTAATAATGGTGATTTCCAGTCCTACATAAACAATGACGGCATTACCGGTGTGACGTCCAATCCTGCCATTCTAAAAAAAGCGATCCTCGATCACGATGATTATGATACAGCTATTGCACAACTGGCGTCTGAGAATACGGATGCCCGAAGTGCCTATGAAAAGCTGGTCATCGCAGATTTGCAGCAGGCGGCAGATCTGCTGCGGCCGATATATGACGAATGCAATGGTCAGGATGGTTTTGTCAGCATGGAGGTCTCTCCACACTATGCACACGACACGGAGAAAACTATTCACGCCGGACGCCGTCTGTGGAAAATGCTAGACCGGCCTAATGTTTTGATCAAAGTACCTGCCACAAAAGAGGGTCTGCCAGCTATTACCACACTGATTGCCGACGGTATCAATGTCAATGCCACCCTGCTCTTTTCCATCTCACGTTATCGAGAGATTGCGGCAGCCTATATTGCCGGTATTCAGAACAGGGTAAATGCCGGTCTGTCAATAGAAAAAATTGCATCGGTCGCAAGCTTTTTTCTCAGCCGCATAGACGTGCTGGTCGATAAAAAACTCTCTGCACTGGAAGATACGACTGATCTGCGTGGTAAAACTGCCATTGCCGCCTCACGCATGGCGTATCAGGATTACAGAAAACTATTCAGCGGCAAGGACTGGCAGGCCCTGGCCAGCAAAGGTGCGCAGCCCCAACGGTTACTCTGGGCAAGCACCAGCACCAAGGATCCATCTTATTCAGATGTCATGTATGTCGAGGCATTGATAGGTGTTAACACAGTCAATACCATCCCGCTAAAAACGCTGAAAGCCTATCAGGATCACGGCGTACCTGCTGTTCGCCTTGAAGATGACCTTGAACAGTCAGAAGCAGTACTGGAGCAACTCGCGGAACTGGGTATAGATATGGAAGCCGTCGCACAGCAACTGGAAGATGAAGGCCTGGAAAAATTTATCAAGCCGTTTGATGTGCTGCTTGAAACGCTGGAATCAAAACTCGGTGCGGCTAAATAA
- the ftsK gene encoding DNA translocase FtsK — translation MPQAKRNKSKKKEPVITPKVRAGLRESILFLLTVVAIFLLIALVSFSPQDPGWSHSTDTGMVSNLGGRTGASFANLFLNLFGLMAYLFPIMLLWLVVRIYRQKSASHARDIQTRVIVSVGFLFTLIGGSGLSQMYFNSPLNASNYLAGGYLGGAIASTLIPSFGVVGGTLLLLALFLSGVTLLTGLSWFWLMDITGKYTLLVYDRARAFLISLREKKRSNRMLEQRQLSVKKARRSQEKKKAVRIEPKIARPEQSERNEREKQTDLFSRPAGELLPSLSLLDPAPIHEGSYSRETIETLSRMLERKLLDFNIEVQVVEVQPGPVITRFEIDPAPGIKASQIANLANDLARSLSVISVRVVENIPGKPYMGVEIPNETRESVGFIEGLSSKAYEDASTPLAVLLGKDISGAPVVADLCKMPHLLIAGTTGSGKSVCINALILSIIFKSTPKDVRMILVDPKMLELSVYEGLPHLLAPVVTDMKKAANALRWGIFEMERRYRLMAAVGVRNLAGYNRKVEEGVKQKSPLMNPLVEPGNEPEELTALPHIVIIIDELADLMMVVGKKLEELIARLAQKARAAGIHLVLATQRPSVDVITGLIKANIPSRISFRVPSKIDSRTILDQSGAESLLGLGDMLFLPPGASNTVRVHGAFVSDDEVHRVVKQLTAAAQPEYDETVLEEPEMGGNLTADGDVGAEHDPLYDEAVRCVTESRRASISSVQRKLRVGYNRAARMIETMEMAGVVTAADTSGKREVLAPEPFKD, via the coding sequence ATGCCACAGGCAAAGCGAAACAAATCAAAAAAGAAAGAGCCGGTCATTACCCCAAAAGTAAGAGCTGGTTTGCGCGAGAGCATACTGTTCCTGCTTACTGTTGTTGCCATTTTCCTGCTGATTGCTCTGGTCAGTTTCTCTCCGCAGGATCCAGGCTGGTCGCACAGCACTGATACCGGTATGGTATCAAACCTGGGCGGTCGTACTGGTGCCAGTTTTGCCAACCTGTTTCTGAATCTGTTTGGCCTGATGGCCTATCTATTTCCGATTATGCTGCTTTGGCTGGTAGTCCGAATTTATCGCCAGAAATCAGCCTCCCATGCAAGGGATATTCAAACCAGGGTGATAGTTTCCGTTGGTTTTCTCTTTACCCTGATTGGCGGCAGCGGCCTGTCTCAGATGTATTTCAATTCGCCGCTCAATGCCAGCAACTATCTGGCCGGCGGATATCTTGGCGGTGCTATAGCCAGTACATTGATCCCATCATTTGGTGTAGTGGGGGGAACCTTGTTGTTGCTCGCTCTGTTTCTTTCCGGTGTGACACTATTGACCGGTTTATCCTGGTTCTGGTTGATGGACATTACAGGTAAATACACCTTGCTAGTCTATGATCGTGCCAGGGCCTTTTTAATTTCCCTGCGGGAGAAGAAGAGATCAAACAGGATGCTGGAGCAGCGTCAGCTTAGTGTGAAGAAAGCGAGGCGTAGCCAGGAGAAAAAGAAGGCGGTTCGCATCGAGCCTAAAATTGCCAGGCCTGAGCAAAGTGAGCGTAATGAACGTGAAAAGCAAACTGATCTATTTTCTCGCCCTGCTGGTGAGTTGCTGCCGAGTTTGTCATTGCTGGATCCTGCTCCGATACATGAAGGTAGTTATTCACGGGAAACAATAGAAACCCTGTCACGTATGCTGGAACGGAAACTGCTGGACTTCAATATTGAAGTGCAGGTGGTTGAGGTTCAGCCCGGGCCTGTCATCACACGGTTCGAAATTGATCCGGCACCCGGTATCAAAGCCTCACAAATCGCCAACCTGGCCAATGATCTGGCGCGTTCTCTTTCTGTCATTAGTGTCAGAGTAGTCGAAAACATTCCGGGTAAACCCTATATGGGAGTCGAAATTCCCAATGAAACCAGAGAAAGCGTCGGTTTTATTGAAGGTCTTTCATCGAAGGCCTATGAAGATGCTAGCACTCCACTGGCAGTTCTTCTGGGAAAAGATATCAGCGGCGCACCTGTCGTTGCTGATCTGTGCAAGATGCCGCATCTCCTTATTGCCGGTACTACTGGCTCGGGTAAATCAGTATGCATTAATGCCCTGATACTGAGCATTATCTTCAAATCCACACCAAAAGATGTACGTATGATTCTGGTAGACCCGAAAATGCTGGAATTGTCGGTATACGAAGGCCTGCCACATCTGCTGGCACCGGTCGTCACCGATATGAAAAAAGCCGCCAATGCCTTGCGCTGGGGAATATTTGAGATGGAACGGCGATATAGGCTTATGGCTGCAGTGGGGGTACGCAATCTTGCGGGTTACAATCGTAAAGTGGAGGAGGGTGTTAAACAGAAGTCTCCATTGATGAATCCCCTGGTAGAGCCTGGCAATGAACCTGAAGAATTAACGGCACTGCCGCATATCGTCATTATCATCGATGAACTAGCTGATTTGATGATGGTGGTCGGTAAAAAACTGGAAGAACTGATCGCAAGACTGGCCCAGAAAGCGCGGGCTGCCGGCATACATCTGGTCCTGGCAACACAGCGTCCATCGGTTGATGTGATTACTGGTCTGATTAAAGCAAATATCCCATCCCGGATTTCATTTCGGGTACCGTCAAAGATTGATTCCCGTACAATACTTGACCAGAGCGGCGCAGAAAGCCTGCTGGGTTTGGGTGATATGTTGTTTCTGCCTCCAGGGGCAAGTAATACCGTCCGTGTGCATGGTGCATTTGTTTCTGATGATGAGGTGCATCGTGTAGTCAAACAACTCACCGCTGCGGCACAGCCAGAATATGATGAGACTGTACTGGAAGAACCGGAAATGGGTGGGAATTTGACCGCAGATGGCGATGTTGGTGCTGAACATGATCCGCTCTACGATGAGGCCGTGCGTTGTGTCACCGAAAGTCGACGCGCATCCATATCCTCAGTACAAAGAAAACTGCGTGTCGGCTACAATCGTGCCGCCCGCATGATCGAAACCATGGAGATGGCTGGTGTGGTGACGGCAGCAGATACTTCCGGCAAACGGGAAGTGCTGGCACCTGAGCCGTTCAAGGATTGA
- the smrA gene encoding putative DNA endonuclease SmrA, producing MSDKRDTPSFMSRAFPDITPLQQNKQKNNTAGKRKSRPKTRPASDDFDSPLLQLSGSSTIGANDELSYQGHGVQNRIMRELKRGKISIESQLDLHGQTVAQAHQSCMRFIHHNRQPRQCCVLIIHGQGYRSTGGIPVLKQHIDYWLQQHDAVLAYCSALPRDGGKGAVYVLLRKKGRGISD from the coding sequence ATGTCTGACAAGCGAGATACCCCTTCATTCATGTCCCGCGCATTTCCCGATATCACACCACTTCAACAGAATAAGCAGAAAAATAATACAGCAGGCAAAAGGAAGTCTCGCCCGAAGACCAGGCCAGCCAGTGATGATTTTGATTCCCCTCTACTCCAACTTTCTGGTAGTTCTACCATTGGCGCCAATGATGAGCTGAGTTATCAGGGTCATGGCGTCCAGAACCGCATCATGAGGGAACTAAAACGTGGGAAAATATCCATTGAGAGCCAGCTTGACCTGCATGGGCAAACAGTTGCGCAGGCACATCAATCTTGTATGCGTTTCATTCATCATAACCGGCAGCCCAGGCAATGTTGCGTGTTGATCATCCACGGCCAGGGTTATCGTTCGACGGGGGGTATCCCTGTATTAAAGCAACATATAGATTACTGGTTGCAGCAACACGATGCGGTACTGGCATATTGCTCTGCGCTCCCTCGTGATGGCGGCAAGGGAGCTGTTTATGTGTTATTACGGAAGAAGGGTCGGGGGATCTCTGATTAA
- a CDS encoding transposase IS200 like protein produces the protein MDDHVHMLLIIPPKFSIANTIGFLKGKSAIRIFREYLQVKRNFTGRRFWTRGYCVSTVGLDEEMISIYIKNQELEEKRQEQIRLKVV, from the coding sequence ATGGATGATCATGTGCATATGCTGTTGATTATTCCCCCGAAATTCAGCATAGCCAATACGATAGGGTTTCTGAAAGGAAAATCAGCGATACGGATATTCAGAGAATATTTACAGGTGAAACGGAATTTTACAGGAAGGCGCTTTTGGACCCGAGGCTACTGTGTCAGTACTGTGGGATTAGATGAAGAGATGATCAGCATCTACATCAAGAATCAGGAACTGGAAGAAAAACGCCAGGAGCAAATAAGATTAAAAGTAGTTTAA